The following DNA comes from Epinephelus lanceolatus isolate andai-2023 chromosome 1, ASM4190304v1, whole genome shotgun sequence.
TTCTTAACACTTTTGAAACCTGTGATAGGATCACAGCTTAGTCTCAGCTTCCAACCAAAATATACTTTAACCTGTCATTATTACTGTTACATGTGTATCCAGTAGCAACAGACCCTACAGAAGTTCAAGATCCTGGCTCGAATAAAGGTTCATGTGTTGGGTTTGTGTGTAAAGGCTTATGGGGATGTATAAAAAAGCCCAGACTCCTGATCCATAGCATGAAATGATCCCCTCAAAAGTTTGTCTACCTTACCGTAACTTAACTTCCTTGCAATGTACCATGTAAAATCAATATGAGCAACagcatttaagtgttttaaatccCAGCCCGGTTACCTCGGACGTTAGGCTGCATACATTTCTATGTGGGATCTCAATTAAAACATTAAGAACTGGTCAAGGCCTCAACTTGATTGGTCTGGAAAAAAGATACCCCAAAGTCTCCTTCTAAGACAGTGTGTTCAGGTATTTATTCTCCCCAGCCAGCGAGGTAAGCATGGACGTCATGTCGCCTACAGCCATGTTAGACAGGCCAGAGCCTGCAGCTAGACTGACAGAAGTCTGGGGCGTGGTGAGGCGGGATGAGGCCTGTGAGGAAGACCCTGGCTGAGCCTGAAGGGGATTGTTGATTGGGCTGAATGAGGAAGACTCAGCATCATCGATGATGGAGGTGAAATCTATACGCGCATTATCAAGGTCCAGGTTTTCTAAGGCATTGGAGATGGGGCCAGATTCAGGATAGGGAGCCATAGGGGCAGGCTTTGTGCCACCTGTTGGGTCCAGGTTGGGTTCCATACTGTGCTGCTGGTTGAGACAAGGTCCATTCTGGGGGTCCATGTGTTTGTTCATATCCATGTTTATCTGACCTGAATAgtacatgttgttgttgttggaagGAGAGAACATTTCATTTTGCTGGTGCTGTGGATGCTGAACTGGAGGAAGTCGGACCGCTCGCCTGGGGCTGGAAGTTGAGTGGACGGGGCTGAGGTGGGGTGGGCTGCCCAAGTAGCTTCCTCCtgcctgtgacaggctgttctGGCGGCTGAGAACTTTCGGTCCCGGTGGGGGCCTGGGGACCACCATCTCCTGGCCATAACAGCCTTGGAGACCTGTCAGCTGTTGGTCTTTAGGTGTCACAGAGCTGGGCCCTCGGCTGTGGGATGGAGGGCTCATAACCAGGTTCTGGTTGGGGTAGGACGGATAGGGCTGGTTGGAGTAAAGATTCTGGTTTTGGTGCTGTGGACTGTGCTGCATCATCGCTGTCTGGGCATTCATATCAATGTTATCAGATAGAGGAGGAGGCTTTATtccactctgctgctgctgttcttgTTGCTGCTCCCACATGAGTGCTTGCTGTGACTGTACATAGTTCCTCACCATCATCTCCTTCACCTGCATCATGGGGGTTTCTGACCTCTGCCCATCAGAGAGTGTAGTACCAGCACAGCCCAAGCTCAAGCCCCCTCCACTGGGGAACGAGTTCTGGTTCTGCCCTTGAAAATCACAGCTGGGATTGTtagagtttctcatcaggaccTGGCCTGTCTGTTGTGGGTAACCCTGAGTCTGCTGGACGAGCATACGCTGCTGTTGGAGCTTAGCACTTTGACAGGCATTCCCACCTCCCATCCCAGGGTGGAACTGCTGCTCAGGCTTAATATTGAGTTTGTGGGTTCCATCAGGACTGTTGTAGAGGCCTGTCTGATTGCTGAAGTGAGCTTGTGTCTGTTGAGGCTGCAGGCTAGGGTCTGAATACTGCATTCCTCGCTGGTTCTGGAGAGCATGGTTGGAAGTTTGGATTTGGCTGTGGGAATCACTCCAGGCGCCTCCAGCATCACCACTCTGGCCTATGCTGGGGTAATGGGGGCCTGAGGGACTTAGCTGGCAGGTGCTCATACTGTATTCGGCCTGTTGGAGAAGTGTATTAGACATACCCTCTGAGTGAATAGGCCTTGCTTGGCCCATTGGATTTCCACCAGCCCTGGAGGTGACTTCCCCTCCTTGGTTCTGGTAGTGTCCTTGCATGTAACCCTGGTCTGGGCAGCTCAGAGAATCATGGCTTGGAGACAGTTGGTTTCCAAGAGAACCTCCAGCTACTCCAAGAGTTTGATGCTGTTGCTGGTATCCAATGAAGTTTCTCTCTCCTGGGGGCATCATCATGGAACGATCCCTAGCATCCACAGGAGCAAGGTGGGGCTCTATACCCATAGCTTCCATCATTACATTCTCCGTAATGCTAGGTGGCCGAGGGGAGTACAGGTGGCGGGAAAGACTGGTGTCAGAGCCACGGTGCTGCAGCGCATTCCTTCGGCCCATCATGGCTACATTATTAAGGCTGTTGAAGCGCTTGGGGAGAGCTTGTGGGTCAGCTACTGATCGAACCGGGTCACTGGCTCGCCTACTGTTGTTACCTGGAGCCTGGTGAGGGTAGACAACACCAGTGCCATACTCTGTGTTGGCACTGTGCCTACGTGGACCACCTTGTTGAAGGAAGGGAGGCAGAGGCTGCCCCCGGTACTCACTCAAAACACCTCCTCTTCTGCCTGGGGTGCCTGGCTGCTCCATATTGGGTAAAGGAGTAGGTGGCGGTCCACCAGTTGCTGCAGCATATTTAGCCTTCAGGCTGTATTGCTGGGCAGGTGTTAAATTAGGAAGACCTGGcaatcctcctcctccaggaCATGGAGCTCCTCTGCGATTGGTCTCAGGAGATAAGGGGTCTCCTCCACTCTGCTCTGGGCCAATGAGGTGACATCCACCGCCACCTGTTCCTCCCATTTGTGAGACCTCACTGGAGCGACGGCTGGACAGATAAGGAGACACCATGGAGGACCGACGGCTGACAGTATATGCAGAGCTTAGGCTGCTGGTGCCGCTTCCTCTTCTGTCATTAGAGGAGCAGCCAATCGAGTTGCCACCTCCTAACTCGTGATTGGACAGTTCCATGACTCGTCGATTTGAGAGGAGTGGAGAAGGTGCACACATTCCCATGCTCTCCCCTGGACCTGTAAATGAACATACAGATGGAGGAAACAGCTTAGAAAAAGTTCCTCA
Coding sequences within:
- the gli1 gene encoding zinc finger protein GLI1 isoform X2 codes for the protein MPVDMQPHQGLYHYETSPSQPSRGLVPSDQSPYSDVSSLRAPLLNGPPQDCRAMYNPMTPSMTHGSGPGQGIGHCMDQYMRPPQAPPPHSMMGHRGMPPTEGGNSTPYCNQNNMMSSHHNFCQIQPGSDQIGSGSRFSTPRSMLKLSKKRALSISPLSDASVDLQTVIRTSPNSLVAFVNSRCNPNGASSYGHLSVSAMSPSLGYSSNINCQSRQQSSMYGGGGGTPMGGHTPGPCQASRLPPHNPRLHAPPKHGHLKTEPGLGGVMDGINVKSLEERSEGDVASPSSTGTQDPLLGLLDGRDDLDKEDGKPEPEAIYETNCHWESCNKEFDTQDQLVHHINNEHIHGEKKEFVCHWQECSREQRPFKAQYMLVVHMRRHTGEKPHKCTFEGCNKAYSRLENLKTHLRSHTGEKPYVCEHEGCNKAFSNASDRAKHQNRTHSNEKPYVCKIPGCTKRYTDPSSLRKHVKTVHGPEAHITKKHRGDTGPRPPGTAMTPGGQSSELLLEKEETRREDCKLLAPETALKSQPSPGGQSSCSSERSPLGSANNNDSGVEMNLNAAGSLEDLTALEDGVAGGGGEPGSVGTMGMSAQALKRLENLKIDKLKQIRRPTPPGRCASNKLPALPGPGESMGMCAPSPLLSNRRVMELSNHELGGGNSIGCSSNDRRGSGTSSLSSAYTVSRRSSMVSPYLSSRRSSEVSQMGGTGGGGCHLIGPEQSGGDPLSPETNRRGAPCPGGGGLPGLPNLTPAQQYSLKAKYAAATGGPPPTPLPNMEQPGTPGRRGGVLSEYRGQPLPPFLQQGGPRRHSANTEYGTGVVYPHQAPGNNSRRASDPVRSVADPQALPKRFNSLNNVAMMGRRNALQHRGSDTSLSRHLYSPRPPSITENVMMEAMGIEPHLAPVDARDRSMMMPPGERNFIGYQQQHQTLGVAGGSLGNQLSPSHDSLSCPDQGYMQGHYQNQGGEVTSRAGGNPMGQARPIHSEGMSNTLLQQAEYSMSTCQLSPSGPHYPSIGQSGDAGGAWSDSHSQIQTSNHALQNQRGMQYSDPSLQPQQTQAHFSNQTGLYNSPDGTHKLNIKPEQQFHPGMGGGNACQSAKLQQQRMLVQQTQGYPQQTGQVLMRNSNNPSCDFQGQNQNSFPSGGGLSLGCAGTTLSDGQRSETPMMQVKEMMVRNYVQSQQALMWEQQQEQQQQSGIKPPPLSDNIDMNAQTAMMQHSPQHQNQNLYSNQPYPSYPNQNLVMSPPSHSRGPSSVTPKDQQLTGLQGCYGQEMVVPRPPPGPKVLSRQNSLSQAGGSYLGSPPHLSPVHSTSSPRRAVRLPPVQHPQHQQNEMFSPSNNNNMYYSGQINMDMNKHMDPQNGPCLNQQHSMEPNLDPTGGTKPAPMAPYPESGPISNALENLDLDNARIDFTSIIDDAESSSFSPINNPLQAQPGSSSQASSRLTTPQTSVSLAAGSGLSNMAVGDMTSMLTSLAGENKYLNTLS
- the gli1 gene encoding zinc finger protein GLI1 isoform X1; the protein is MPVDMQPHQGLYHYETSPSQPSRGLVPSDQSPYSDVSSLRAPLLNGPPQDCRAMYNPMTPSMTHGSGPGQGIGHCMDQYMRPPQAPPPHSMMGHRGMPPTEGGNSTPYCNQNNMMSSHHNFCQIQPGSDQIGSGDSSRFSTPRSMLKLSKKRALSISPLSDASVDLQTVIRTSPNSLVAFVNSRCNPNGASSYGHLSVSAMSPSLGYSSNINCQSRQQSSMYGGGGGTPMGGHTPGPCQASRLPPHNPRLHAPPKHGHLKTEPGLGGVMDGINVKSLEERSEGDVASPSSTGTQDPLLGLLDGRDDLDKEDGKPEPEAIYETNCHWESCNKEFDTQDQLVHHINNEHIHGEKKEFVCHWQECSREQRPFKAQYMLVVHMRRHTGEKPHKCTFEGCNKAYSRLENLKTHLRSHTGEKPYVCEHEGCNKAFSNASDRAKHQNRTHSNEKPYVCKIPGCTKRYTDPSSLRKHVKTVHGPEAHITKKHRGDTGPRPPGTAMTPGGQSSELLLEKEETRREDCKLLAPETALKSQPSPGGQSSCSSERSPLGSANNNDSGVEMNLNAAGSLEDLTALEDGVAGGGGEPGSVGTMGMSAQALKRLENLKIDKLKQIRRPTPPGRCASNKLPALPGPGESMGMCAPSPLLSNRRVMELSNHELGGGNSIGCSSNDRRGSGTSSLSSAYTVSRRSSMVSPYLSSRRSSEVSQMGGTGGGGCHLIGPEQSGGDPLSPETNRRGAPCPGGGGLPGLPNLTPAQQYSLKAKYAAATGGPPPTPLPNMEQPGTPGRRGGVLSEYRGQPLPPFLQQGGPRRHSANTEYGTGVVYPHQAPGNNSRRASDPVRSVADPQALPKRFNSLNNVAMMGRRNALQHRGSDTSLSRHLYSPRPPSITENVMMEAMGIEPHLAPVDARDRSMMMPPGERNFIGYQQQHQTLGVAGGSLGNQLSPSHDSLSCPDQGYMQGHYQNQGGEVTSRAGGNPMGQARPIHSEGMSNTLLQQAEYSMSTCQLSPSGPHYPSIGQSGDAGGAWSDSHSQIQTSNHALQNQRGMQYSDPSLQPQQTQAHFSNQTGLYNSPDGTHKLNIKPEQQFHPGMGGGNACQSAKLQQQRMLVQQTQGYPQQTGQVLMRNSNNPSCDFQGQNQNSFPSGGGLSLGCAGTTLSDGQRSETPMMQVKEMMVRNYVQSQQALMWEQQQEQQQQSGIKPPPLSDNIDMNAQTAMMQHSPQHQNQNLYSNQPYPSYPNQNLVMSPPSHSRGPSSVTPKDQQLTGLQGCYGQEMVVPRPPPGPKVLSRQNSLSQAGGSYLGSPPHLSPVHSTSSPRRAVRLPPVQHPQHQQNEMFSPSNNNNMYYSGQINMDMNKHMDPQNGPCLNQQHSMEPNLDPTGGTKPAPMAPYPESGPISNALENLDLDNARIDFTSIIDDAESSSFSPINNPLQAQPGSSSQASSRLTTPQTSVSLAAGSGLSNMAVGDMTSMLTSLAGENKYLNTLS